A genomic segment from Nocardia cyriacigeorgica GUH-2 encodes:
- a CDS encoding DUF4245 domain-containing protein — MPNQKPRIMNDYRDLVWSLIPLALIAVVFAGLTSQCSFAGDGPTQGQIPSFDAKAALQSDADNLTFPIREPALPQGWTPNSGSRDTITDEGGGTVSTIGYITPEGTYMELNQSNATEIALARHILGSRYASGTRDIGAQKWVVYDEPGEEPAWIADFGQTRVLIRGAGNDAAFTTLAEAVTTAQPLAKQR; from the coding sequence GTGCCGAACCAAAAGCCACGCATCATGAACGACTACCGGGATCTGGTCTGGTCGCTGATCCCGTTGGCGCTGATCGCCGTGGTTTTCGCGGGGCTGACCAGTCAGTGCAGCTTCGCAGGCGATGGGCCGACGCAGGGGCAGATTCCCAGCTTCGACGCGAAGGCGGCCCTGCAGTCCGACGCCGACAACCTCACCTTCCCGATCCGCGAACCGGCCCTGCCGCAGGGCTGGACGCCGAACTCGGGCAGCCGCGACACCATCACCGACGAGGGCGGCGGCACCGTCAGCACCATCGGCTACATCACGCCCGAGGGCACCTATATGGAGCTGAACCAGAGCAACGCCACCGAGATCGCGCTCGCCCGGCACATCCTCGGCTCCCGCTACGCCAGCGGCACCCGCGACATCGGCGCCCAGAAATGGGTGGTCTACGACGAGCCCGGCGAGGAGCCTGCCTGGATCGCCGACTTCGGCCAGACCAGAGTGCTGATCCGCGGCGCGGGCAACGACGCCGCGTTCACGACGCTCGCCGAGGCGGTCACTACGGCGCAGCCGCTAGCGAAGCAGAGGTAA
- a CDS encoding lipid droplet-associated protein, whose amino-acid sequence MFRPPFLARVAAGAAVYAIEETRRLPTAAVNFPITAISQLLQTTMHVQQFVTSLALKGDEVFDRLGNRAVEQPAWATFDEDEPAQPSGAFGKARTSSFDSFGSDAELAEFLFTETLAGAKAGRNGHAASIHPLRESTAPETERETDEPAEPAAEAAAVTETTEPEAEQAEVAEPEVATRYDYANMTLAQLRARLRMLTIDDLTALLDYEQRTRARAPFITMLTNRIATVRAQ is encoded by the coding sequence ATGTTCCGACCACCGTTTCTGGCCCGCGTAGCCGCTGGTGCCGCCGTCTATGCCATCGAGGAGACTCGACGGCTACCCACCGCGGCGGTGAATTTCCCCATCACGGCGATCAGCCAGCTGCTCCAGACCACCATGCACGTCCAGCAGTTCGTCACCAGCCTGGCGCTCAAGGGTGACGAGGTCTTCGACCGCCTCGGCAACCGCGCCGTCGAGCAGCCCGCCTGGGCCACCTTCGACGAAGACGAGCCCGCCCAGCCCTCCGGCGCCTTCGGCAAAGCCAGGACCAGCAGCTTCGACAGCTTCGGCAGTGATGCCGAGCTGGCCGAGTTCCTCTTCACCGAGACGCTGGCCGGCGCCAAGGCCGGCCGCAACGGTCACGCCGCGTCGATCCATCCGCTGCGGGAGTCGACCGCTCCCGAGACGGAGCGCGAAACCGACGAGCCCGCCGAGCCCGCTGCCGAGGCCGCCGCCGTCACCGAGACCACCGAGCCGGAAGCCGAGCAGGCCGAGGTCGCCGAGCCGGAGGTCGCCACCCGCTACGACTACGCCAACATGACGCTGGCCCAGCTGCGGGCCCGGCTGCGCATGCTGACCATCGACGATCTGACCGCCCTGCTCGACTACGAGCAGCGCACCCGCGCCCGGGCGCCGTTCATCACCATGCTGACGAACCGGATCGCCACCGTGCGGGCCCAGTGA
- the xseA gene encoding exodeoxyribonuclease VII large subunit gives MRSVSIKVAQWIERLGSVWVEGQITQISLRPGTRTAFLVLRDPSADMSLSVTCDPALIRNSPVPLHEGSRVVVYGKLSFFTGRGTLSLRVTEIRAVGVGELLARIERLKALLAAEGLFDPRLKRPIPFLPSTIGLITGRASAAEHDVLTVARTRWPAVRFEIRNTAVQGPSAVPQIMTALSELDRDPAVDVIVLARGGGSVEDLLPFSDEALCRAIVAATTPIVSAIGHEPDNPLSDLVADVRAATPTDAAKRIVPDAAAELAGVRELRARSAAALRGWVERETRALDQLRSRPVLADPLRELRHRVDEVERLRTAARRCAEHLIDAESTTTRHLREKLTAVGPAATMARGYAVVQRVVGRERHVVHSIDDAPAGTQLRIRVADGAISAAALGTTALGTRVVAPEPDRTADAEPGPGR, from the coding sequence GTGCGCTCGGTCTCGATCAAGGTCGCGCAGTGGATCGAGCGGCTCGGCAGCGTCTGGGTGGAGGGCCAGATCACCCAGATCTCGCTGCGGCCGGGAACCCGGACCGCCTTTCTGGTGCTGCGTGATCCGTCGGCCGACATGTCGTTGTCGGTGACCTGCGATCCGGCACTCATCCGTAATTCCCCGGTCCCGCTGCACGAGGGCAGCCGGGTGGTGGTCTACGGCAAACTGTCTTTCTTCACCGGTCGCGGCACGTTGTCGTTGCGCGTCACCGAGATTCGCGCGGTCGGGGTCGGCGAGCTGCTGGCTCGCATCGAACGGTTGAAGGCGCTGCTGGCCGCCGAGGGCCTGTTCGATCCGCGCCTCAAGCGCCCGATTCCGTTCCTGCCCAGCACCATCGGCCTCATCACCGGCCGCGCCAGCGCCGCCGAACACGATGTGCTGACCGTCGCGCGCACCCGCTGGCCTGCGGTGCGATTCGAGATCCGCAATACCGCCGTGCAGGGTCCGTCCGCGGTCCCGCAGATCATGACCGCGCTGAGCGAACTCGACCGCGATCCGGCCGTCGACGTGATCGTGCTCGCCCGCGGCGGCGGCAGCGTCGAGGATCTGCTGCCGTTCTCCGATGAGGCGCTGTGCCGGGCCATCGTCGCCGCCACCACCCCGATCGTCAGCGCGATCGGCCACGAACCCGACAACCCACTCAGCGACCTGGTCGCCGACGTGCGCGCCGCCACCCCCACCGACGCCGCCAAACGGATCGTGCCCGACGCCGCCGCCGAACTGGCCGGGGTCCGCGAACTGCGCGCCCGGTCGGCGGCCGCCCTGCGCGGCTGGGTCGAGCGCGAGACGCGCGCGCTGGACCAGCTGCGCTCCCGGCCGGTGCTGGCCGATCCACTGCGCGAACTGCGTCACCGCGTCGACGAGGTGGAGCGGCTGCGCACCGCCGCCCGCCGCTGCGCCGAACACCTCATCGATGCCGAATCCACTACCACCCGGCATCTGCGCGAGAAGCTGACCGCGGTGGGCCCGGCCGCGACCATGGCCCGCGGCTACGCCGTCGTCCAGCGGGTGGTCGGTCGCGAACGGCACGTGGTGCACAGCATCGATGACGCCCCGGCCGGCACCCAGCTGCGCATCCGCGTCGCCGACGGCGCGATCTCGGCGGCCGCTCTCGGCACGACCGCGCTCGGTACCCGGGTCGTCGCGCCCGAGCCCGACCGCACCGCGGACGCCGAACCCGGACCGGGCCGCTGA
- a CDS encoding acyl-ACP desaturase, whose amino-acid sequence MQTLLTDRELLESLAVEVELNLRRHVEAADGWQPHDYVPWDDGRNFGFLGGIDWEPDQSELGEVAKLALTVSVLIADNLPSYHREIGKYLRTGAWWRWVGRWTAEENRHEIMIRNYLMVTRAVDPVELERLRMDHMTKGFRRPPLHLLDVLANAAFEEAASALRHRNTAALNENPIVTAISERIAVDDELQAEFFANLIAAAFDQVPDQAMRAVADMIAAFHVPTVTLPDGRSSDEVLAEAGIYDPAKEGELVFAPLLQRWNVFTRTDLGEAGEAARAELAHLRG is encoded by the coding sequence GTGCAAACCCTCTTGACCGACCGCGAACTGCTCGAGTCGCTCGCGGTGGAGGTGGAACTGAACCTGCGCCGCCACGTCGAGGCGGCCGACGGCTGGCAGCCGCACGATTACGTGCCGTGGGACGACGGCCGCAATTTCGGCTTCCTCGGTGGCATCGACTGGGAGCCGGACCAGTCCGAGCTGGGTGAGGTGGCCAAGCTGGCACTCACCGTCAGCGTCCTCATCGCCGACAACCTGCCCTCCTATCACCGCGAGATCGGCAAGTACCTGCGCACGGGTGCCTGGTGGCGGTGGGTCGGCCGGTGGACGGCCGAGGAGAACCGGCACGAGATCATGATCCGCAACTACCTGATGGTGACCCGCGCGGTCGATCCGGTGGAGCTGGAGCGGCTGCGCATGGATCACATGACCAAGGGTTTCCGCCGCCCGCCGCTGCATCTGCTGGACGTGCTGGCCAATGCCGCCTTCGAGGAGGCCGCCTCGGCGCTGCGGCACCGCAATACCGCCGCGTTGAACGAGAACCCGATCGTCACCGCCATCAGCGAGCGCATCGCCGTCGACGACGAACTGCAAGCGGAGTTCTTCGCCAACCTGATCGCCGCCGCCTTCGACCAGGTGCCCGATCAGGCCATGCGCGCGGTGGCCGACATGATCGCGGCGTTCCACGTCCCGACCGTCACCCTGCCCGACGGCCGCAGCAGCGACGAGGTGCTGGCCGAGGCCGGCATCTACGATCCGGCCAAGGAGGGCGAACTGGTCTTCGCTCCGCTGTTGCAGCGCTGGAACGTCTTCACCCGCACCGATCTGGGTGAGGCAGGCGAAGCGGCCCGCGCCGAGCTCGCGCACCTGCGCGGCTGA
- a CDS encoding class II fumarate hydratase, which yields MSERSDQTEYRIEHDTMGEVRVPVDALWRAQTQRAVQNFPISGRGLERAQIRALGLLKAACAKVNRDLGLLDATKADAIIAAATEIAEGRHDDQFPIDVFQTGSGTSSNMNANEVIASIAKARGVEVHPNDDVNMSQSSNDTFPTATHLAATEAVIADLVPALDHLRLALLDKSTEWKTVVKSGRTHLMDAVPVTLGQEFGGYTRQVAAGIDRIMATLPRLGELPIGGTAVGTGLNAPDGFGGLVVAELVRSTGIDALREAEDHFEAQAARDGLVEASGALRTIAVSLTKIANDIRWMGSGPLTGLAEIQLPDLQPGSSIMPGKVNPVLPEAVTQVAAQVIGNDAAVAFGGANGHFELNVYIPVMARNLLESIRLLANVSRLFADRCVRGLVANEEHLRTLAESSPSIVTPLNSAIGYEEAAAVAKEALKEKKTIRQTVIDRGLIGDKLTEEELDRRLDVLAMAKVDEKK from the coding sequence ATGAGTGAGCGAAGCGACCAGACCGAGTACCGCATCGAACACGACACCATGGGTGAGGTCCGCGTTCCGGTGGACGCCCTGTGGCGGGCGCAGACCCAGCGCGCCGTGCAGAACTTCCCGATCAGCGGTCGCGGGCTGGAACGGGCGCAGATCCGCGCGCTCGGGCTGCTCAAGGCCGCGTGCGCGAAGGTCAATCGCGACCTCGGCCTGCTGGATGCCACCAAGGCCGACGCGATCATCGCCGCCGCCACCGAGATCGCCGAGGGCCGCCACGACGACCAGTTCCCGATCGACGTCTTCCAGACCGGTTCGGGCACCAGCTCCAATATGAACGCCAACGAGGTCATCGCCTCGATCGCCAAGGCGCGCGGGGTGGAGGTGCACCCCAACGACGACGTCAACATGTCGCAGTCGTCCAACGACACCTTCCCGACCGCCACCCACCTGGCCGCGACCGAGGCCGTCATCGCGGATCTGGTGCCCGCGCTGGATCATCTGCGGCTGGCGCTGCTGGACAAGTCCACCGAGTGGAAGACCGTGGTCAAATCCGGCCGCACCCACCTGATGGACGCGGTTCCGGTGACCCTCGGCCAGGAATTCGGCGGCTACACCCGCCAGGTCGCCGCCGGTATCGACCGGATCATGGCGACGCTGCCGCGGCTGGGTGAGCTGCCCATCGGCGGCACCGCCGTCGGCACCGGACTCAACGCGCCGGACGGCTTCGGCGGACTGGTCGTCGCGGAACTGGTGCGCAGCACCGGCATCGACGCGCTGCGCGAAGCCGAGGACCACTTCGAGGCCCAGGCCGCGCGCGACGGATTGGTGGAGGCGTCGGGTGCGCTGCGCACCATCGCCGTGAGCCTGACCAAGATCGCTAACGATATCCGCTGGATGGGTTCGGGCCCGCTCACCGGCCTGGCCGAGATCCAGCTGCCCGACCTGCAACCGGGCAGCTCGATCATGCCCGGCAAGGTGAATCCGGTACTGCCCGAGGCGGTTACCCAGGTGGCGGCGCAGGTGATCGGCAACGACGCGGCTGTCGCGTTCGGCGGGGCGAACGGGCATTTCGAGCTCAACGTCTACATCCCGGTGATGGCGCGCAACCTGCTCGAGTCGATTCGCCTGCTGGCCAATGTGTCCCGGCTGTTCGCCGACCGTTGTGTGCGGGGGCTGGTGGCCAACGAGGAGCATCTGCGCACGCTGGCCGAATCCTCGCCGTCGATCGTCACGCCGTTGAACTCGGCCATCGGCTACGAGGAGGCGGCCGCGGTGGCCAAGGAAGCGCTGAAGGAGAAGAAGACGATCCGCCAGACCGTGATCGATCGAGGGCTGATCGGCGACAAGCTCACCGAAGAGGAGCTGGATCGCCGCCTGGATGTGCTGGCGATGGCGAAGGTCGACGAGAAGAAGTAG
- a CDS encoding DUF6542 domain-containing protein, whose translation MAASQRVRTRVPAPQRSILPSVPGVPAGAAVLIAVACTFLGFLIDALGDGTELTGSFTAFYVIGCVAAVLAVRYRGLFTTLVLPPLLLFVAVPLAYQQLLGKPSTSIKDILLNLAIPLVHRFPTMVLTTVIVLCIGGARIALHRAERATQDRTQARRGTSWGRSAVQQRPKPAKPGSQSLAGAARKRPRRAPVDDYDDVPEPRPRRQGKRRPPPVAENPPRLAAAARSREGRPRSAARPTAAARPEAEPARPARRRAEQPPLPQPTVRYRDRDSGRIERRGPEAR comes from the coding sequence GTGGCTGCTTCCCAACGAGTGCGAACCCGGGTGCCCGCGCCGCAACGTTCGATCCTGCCGTCGGTGCCGGGTGTCCCGGCCGGTGCGGCGGTCCTGATCGCGGTTGCCTGCACGTTTCTGGGCTTCCTGATCGATGCCCTCGGTGACGGCACCGAGCTGACCGGCTCGTTCACCGCGTTCTACGTCATCGGTTGCGTCGCGGCCGTGCTCGCCGTGCGCTATCGCGGCCTGTTCACCACGCTGGTGCTGCCACCGCTGCTGTTGTTCGTCGCCGTGCCGCTGGCCTATCAGCAGCTGCTCGGAAAGCCCTCGACCTCGATCAAGGACATCCTGCTCAACCTGGCCATCCCGCTGGTGCACCGCTTCCCGACGATGGTGCTGACCACGGTGATCGTGCTGTGCATCGGCGGCGCCCGCATCGCCCTGCACCGCGCCGAACGGGCCACCCAGGACCGCACCCAGGCCCGCCGCGGGACCAGCTGGGGACGCAGCGCGGTGCAGCAGCGGCCGAAGCCGGCCAAGCCGGGTTCGCAGTCGCTGGCCGGGGCTGCCCGCAAGCGTCCCCGCCGCGCCCCGGTCGACGATTACGACGACGTCCCCGAGCCACGTCCGCGTCGTCAGGGCAAGCGCCGTCCGCCGCCGGTGGCCGAGAACCCGCCCCGGCTGGCCGCTGCCGCCCGCTCGCGCGAGGGACGCCCGCGTAGCGCGGCCCGTCCAACCGCGGCGGCGCGCCCGGAAGCCGAACCCGCACGCCCCGCGCGGCGCCGCGCCGAGCAGCCGCCACTACCGCAGCCGACTGTCCGCTACCGGGATCGGGATTCGGGCCGCATCGAACGCCGCGGACCGGAAGCGCGCTGA
- a CDS encoding exodeoxyribonuclease VII small subunit, giving the protein MPDPAADQPTDDLAEIATFGYERARDELVNVVKMLEQGGLDLDESLALWERGEALANRCEQHLAGARKRVEDALSRAEVDGDQQ; this is encoded by the coding sequence TTGCCCGACCCCGCCGCCGATCAGCCGACCGACGATCTGGCCGAGATCGCCACCTTCGGCTACGAACGTGCCCGCGACGAGCTGGTCAACGTCGTCAAGATGCTCGAGCAGGGCGGCCTCGACCTCGACGAGTCCCTGGCCCTGTGGGAGCGCGGCGAGGCTCTGGCCAACCGCTGCGAACAGCACCTGGCCGGGGCACGCAAACGTGTCGAGGACGCCCTGTCCCGGGCCGAGGTGGACGGTGACCAGCAATGA
- a CDS encoding exonuclease SbcCD subunit D, with the protein MRILHTSDWHIGRTFHGVDLLGDQEYALTAIAELVAEESVDVVVVPGDVYDRSIPSADAIAVCNRGFEAIRAAGARIVATSGNHDSPARLGAGASFAAAGGLFLRTTVADAHVPVLLSDEHGEVAFYGIPYLEPEITRVELGVPQARSHAEILAAAMGRIREDIAARPGVRTVVLAHAFVVGGEATGSERSISVGGVETVPLGEFDGIDYVALGHLHSPQTLSEAVRYSGSPLPYSFGENSHRKAVWIADLAADGLVQVRRREIPVVRGLSRLTGTLDELLNGAEYGRACEDYVSATLTDHARPIDAMRKLRERFPYAVHVEWQRPQGESDLRYRERVHGRRDTEVARSFLSDVRGEPTDSEMAWLERAIAAATREPEAATVGRAGATELSA; encoded by the coding sequence ATGCGAATCCTGCACACGTCGGACTGGCATATCGGCCGCACCTTTCACGGCGTCGATCTGCTCGGCGATCAGGAGTACGCGCTGACCGCCATCGCGGAGCTGGTGGCCGAGGAATCGGTGGACGTGGTCGTGGTGCCCGGCGACGTCTACGACCGCTCCATCCCCAGCGCCGACGCGATCGCGGTGTGCAACCGCGGATTCGAGGCCATCCGGGCGGCGGGCGCGCGCATCGTCGCCACTTCCGGCAATCACGATTCGCCGGCCAGGCTCGGCGCGGGCGCCAGCTTCGCGGCCGCGGGCGGGCTGTTCCTGCGCACCACCGTCGCCGATGCGCACGTGCCGGTCCTGCTGTCGGACGAGCACGGCGAGGTCGCCTTCTACGGCATCCCGTATCTGGAGCCGGAGATCACCCGCGTCGAATTGGGGGTGCCGCAGGCGCGTTCGCATGCCGAGATCCTGGCGGCGGCGATGGGGCGGATCCGCGAGGACATCGCGGCCCGGCCGGGAGTGCGCACGGTCGTGCTCGCGCATGCGTTCGTCGTCGGGGGTGAGGCGACGGGATCGGAGCGGTCGATCTCGGTGGGCGGGGTGGAGACGGTGCCGCTGGGGGAGTTCGACGGCATCGACTACGTCGCGCTCGGTCATCTGCATTCGCCGCAGACGCTGTCGGAGGCAGTGCGCTATTCCGGTTCGCCGCTGCCGTATTCGTTCGGCGAGAATTCGCACCGCAAAGCGGTCTGGATCGCCGACCTGGCCGCCGACGGGCTGGTCCAGGTGCGGCGGCGGGAGATCCCGGTGGTGCGCGGGCTGAGCCGGCTCACCGGCACCCTGGACGAGCTGCTCAACGGCGCGGAGTACGGCCGGGCGTGCGAGGACTATGTGTCGGCCACGCTCACCGACCACGCCCGCCCCATCGATGCCATGCGCAAGCTGCGCGAACGCTTCCCGTACGCGGTGCATGTGGAATGGCAGCGGCCGCAGGGCGAGTCGGACCTGCGCTATCGCGAGCGGGTGCACGGGCGCCGCGACACCGAGGTGGCGCGCAGCTTCCTCAGCGATGTGCGGGGCGAGCCCACCGACTCGGAGATGGCCTGGCTGGAGCGGGCCATCGCGGCGGCCACCAGGGAACCGGAGGCGGCGACCGTCGGCCGGGCCGGCGCCACGGAACTGTCGGCATGA
- a CDS encoding 4-hydroxy-3-methylbut-2-enyl diphosphate reductase: MSSAIPLNVGIARSVRSDGVGGADGDKRVLLAEPRGYCAGVDRAVETVEKALDKHGAPIYVRKEIVHNRHVVETLRERGVIFVDETDEVPEGALLVFSAHGVSPAVHSSAAARNLRTIDATCPLVTKVHQEAKRFARDDYDILLIGHEGHEEVEGTAGEAPDHVQLVDGPDAVDKVTVRDESKVIWLSQTTLSVDETMETVSRLRERFPGLQDPPSDDICYATQNRQVAVKAMAPECDLVIVVGSRNSSNSVRLVEVALGAGAKAAYLVDYAREVDPAWLEGVRTIGITSGASVPEILVRGVLDMLEEHGFADVQPVTTANETLVFALPRELRESRR; the protein is encoded by the coding sequence ATGTCCTCGGCAATACCGTTGAATGTCGGAATCGCCCGCTCTGTCCGCTCCGACGGGGTGGGAGGTGCCGACGGCGACAAGCGCGTGCTGCTGGCCGAGCCCCGTGGCTACTGCGCCGGTGTGGACCGCGCGGTGGAAACCGTGGAAAAGGCGCTCGACAAACACGGCGCCCCCATTTACGTCCGCAAGGAAATCGTGCACAACCGGCACGTGGTGGAGACCCTGCGCGAACGCGGTGTCATCTTCGTCGACGAGACCGACGAGGTGCCCGAGGGCGCGCTGCTGGTGTTCTCCGCGCACGGCGTCTCCCCGGCGGTGCACTCCTCGGCGGCCGCCCGCAATCTGCGCACCATCGACGCCACCTGCCCGCTGGTCACCAAGGTGCATCAGGAAGCCAAGCGCTTCGCCCGCGACGACTACGACATCCTGCTGATCGGCCACGAAGGCCACGAGGAAGTGGAGGGCACCGCCGGTGAGGCGCCCGACCACGTGCAGCTGGTCGACGGCCCCGACGCCGTCGACAAGGTCACCGTGCGTGATGAGTCCAAGGTGATCTGGCTGTCGCAGACCACGCTGAGCGTCGACGAGACCATGGAGACGGTCTCGCGCCTGCGTGAACGATTCCCCGGCTTGCAGGATCCGCCCAGCGACGACATCTGCTACGCCACCCAGAACCGTCAGGTGGCGGTGAAGGCGATGGCGCCCGAATGCGATCTGGTGATCGTGGTCGGCTCGCGCAATTCGTCGAACTCGGTGCGGCTGGTGGAGGTCGCGCTCGGCGCGGGCGCCAAGGCCGCCTACCTGGTGGACTACGCCCGCGAGGTGGATCCGGCCTGGCTGGAGGGTGTGCGCACGATCGGTATCACCTCCGGCGCCTCGGTACCCGAGATCCTGGTGCGCGGCGTGCTGGACATGCTCGAAGAGCACGGCTTCGCCGACGTGCAGCCGGTCACCACGGCCAACGAGACGCTGGTGTTCGCGTTGCCGCGGGAGCTGCGCGAGTCGCGTCGCTGA
- a CDS encoding LGFP repeat-containing protein has protein sequence MDMHHFARRTAGFTMAIAASGLLVAGCGDDSDTSDQIGSKIGSVTAQMGEGTATATHAPGEHDATGSPGATPGETPDGTATGTATGTETPGAMGETKINTPDGEVTISGVIYSKYVETGGPDSPLGMPEDPEETGPNGGRYQDFEGGTIYWSQDSGAHIVWGDIRETWEENGGANGKLGYPVTDEETLPDGSKKSEFTGGTITWMNGQTTVTEK, from the coding sequence ATGGACATGCACCACTTCGCTCGACGTACCGCCGGATTCACCATGGCGATCGCCGCCTCGGGCCTGCTCGTGGCCGGCTGCGGCGACGATTCCGATACCAGCGATCAGATCGGCAGCAAGATCGGCAGTGTCACCGCCCAGATGGGTGAGGGCACCGCGACCGCCACCCATGCCCCCGGCGAGCACGACGCCACCGGATCCCCCGGTGCCACCCCGGGCGAAACCCCCGACGGCACCGCCACCGGAACCGCCACCGGAACCGAGACCCCGGGCGCGATGGGCGAGACGAAGATCAACACCCCGGACGGCGAGGTCACCATCTCCGGTGTCATCTACTCCAAGTACGTCGAGACCGGTGGCCCGGACAGCCCGCTCGGCATGCCCGAAGACCCTGAGGAGACCGGCCCGAACGGCGGCCGCTACCAGGACTTCGAGGGCGGCACCATCTACTGGAGCCAGGATTCCGGCGCCCACATCGTGTGGGGCGATATCCGGGAGACCTGGGAGGAGAACGGCGGCGCCAACGGCAAGCTCGGCTACCCCGTCACCGATGAGGAAACCCTGCCCGACGGCAGCAAGAAGAGCGAGTTCACCGGCGGCACCATCACCTGGATGAACGGCCAGACCACCGTCACCGAGAAGTAG
- the glpX gene encoding class II fructose-bisphosphatase, which produces MTASSPAPSRREAPDRNLALELVRVTEAGAMAAGRWVGRGDKEGGDGAAVDAMRQLVSSVSMRGIVVIGEGEKDEAPMLYNGELVGNGDGPEVDFAVDPIDGTTLMSKGSPGAISVLAVAERGAMFDPSAVFYMHKIAVGPDAAGVIDIAAPIADNIRKVAKAKNSSVSDLTVCILDRPRHAELIQQVRDAGARIRLISDGDVAGAIAAARPDSGTDILVGIGGTPEGIIAAAAMRCMGGELQGMLAPKDDEERQKAIDAGHDLDRVLTTEDLVSGENVFFCATGVTDGDLLRGVRYYGGGASTQSIVMRSKSGTVRMIDAYHRLTKLREYSSVDFHGDDDANPPLP; this is translated from the coding sequence ATGACGGCATCTTCGCCCGCCCCGAGCCGCCGCGAGGCGCCCGACCGCAACCTCGCACTGGAACTGGTCCGGGTCACCGAGGCAGGTGCCATGGCCGCGGGCCGCTGGGTCGGCCGCGGTGACAAGGAGGGCGGCGACGGCGCGGCCGTCGATGCCATGCGCCAGCTGGTCAGCTCGGTATCCATGCGCGGCATCGTGGTCATCGGCGAGGGCGAGAAGGACGAAGCGCCCATGCTCTACAACGGTGAGCTGGTCGGCAACGGCGACGGCCCCGAGGTCGACTTCGCCGTCGACCCGATCGACGGCACCACGCTGATGTCGAAGGGCTCCCCCGGCGCCATCTCGGTACTCGCGGTGGCCGAGCGCGGCGCCATGTTCGATCCGTCCGCGGTGTTCTACATGCACAAGATCGCCGTCGGCCCCGACGCGGCCGGTGTGATCGATATCGCGGCCCCCATCGCCGACAACATCCGCAAGGTCGCCAAGGCCAAGAACTCCTCGGTCTCCGACCTCACCGTCTGCATCCTGGACCGCCCGCGCCACGCCGAGCTCATCCAGCAGGTCCGCGACGCCGGCGCCCGCATCCGCCTCATCTCCGACGGTGACGTGGCCGGTGCCATCGCCGCCGCCCGCCCCGATTCCGGCACCGACATCCTCGTCGGCATCGGCGGCACGCCCGAGGGCATCATCGCCGCCGCCGCGATGCGCTGTATGGGCGGCGAATTGCAGGGCATGCTCGCCCCCAAGGACGACGAGGAACGCCAGAAGGCCATCGACGCCGGCCACGACCTGGACCGTGTGCTCACCACTGAAGACCTGGTCTCCGGCGAGAACGTCTTCTTCTGCGCCACCGGCGTCACCGACGGCGATCTGCTGCGCGGCGTGCGCTACTACGGCGGCGGCGCCTCCACCCAGTCGATCGTCATGCGGTCGAAGTCCGGCACGGTGCGCATGATCGACGCCTACCACCGGCTGACCAAGCTGCGCGAGTACTCCTCGGTCGACTTCCACGGCGACGACGACGCCAACCCGCCGCTGCCGTGA
- a CDS encoding VOC family protein, which yields MTIRRATPDIRTADMAASRAFYRGLGFTEAMDLGWAVIMASPSTPTTQVVLVGPEAEGPQPDMSVEVDDVDAVHARLVAAGADIVYALRDEPWGVRRFFVRDPSGTVVNVVTHRDEAE from the coding sequence ATGACCATTCGTCGCGCCACCCCTGACATCCGTACCGCGGACATGGCGGCGAGCCGGGCGTTCTACCGGGGACTCGGCTTCACCGAGGCGATGGATCTCGGCTGGGCGGTGATCATGGCCTCACCGTCCACCCCGACCACCCAGGTCGTGCTCGTCGGCCCGGAAGCCGAAGGGCCGCAGCCGGATATGAGCGTCGAGGTCGACGATGTGGACGCCGTGCACGCCCGGCTGGTCGCCGCGGGCGCGGACATCGTCTACGCGCTGCGCGACGAACCGTGGGGTGTGCGCCGGTTCTTCGTGCGCGATCCCAGCGGCACCGTCGTCAACGTCGTCACCCATCGCGACGAGGCCGAATAG